A window of Acropora muricata isolate sample 2 chromosome 3, ASM3666990v1, whole genome shotgun sequence contains these coding sequences:
- the LOC136911245 gene encoding protein O-mannose kinase-like isoform X2, translated as MSSLRLKIKRRLRPWCRSIQYSCTISLAVFTIFVYFISGGELLGSIPRWEVHNTKANWNARVCPSNTVPALEGCAKCPFGTFSFAGWSECKPWLNCSQISQQVQSTSRFHHGVTKLVWHARWNGHHVVFVNCSTRDAVKRDHCSKGLSNLEQIQGEFATRLIGRCHEKLQIVTIYYKHGTLRFLNQLLRQEELSKYNTIHTRMQLIVAYVKVLKYLHSSPIGVRVMCDSPFLSKLLDQYLITDDFQVVVNDVDGLEEVTEQGGCHRKPNASVLPKLDTERQGWPKENETLPFQLRPVFDEKIDIWKIPWVVEKLLGRVKGSRFVKSHLLEIMTKCHRFDPRQRPSAREVLEELLQVQRLILMHHGSS; from the exons ATGTCATCTCTCCGACTCAAGATCAAGCGCAGATTGAGACCATGGTGTAGATCTATTCAATACTCGTGTACGATCTCTCTGGCCGTATTCACCATTTTTGTCTATTTTATAAGCGGAGGAGAACTATTGGGCAGCATTCCCAGGTGGGAAGTTCATAACACAAAGGCCAACTGGAACGCAAGGGTATGTCCATCAAACACGGTTCCTGCGCTCGAAGGTTGCGCAAAATGTCCCTTCGGTACGTTTAGCTTCGCAGGATGGAGTGAATGTAAACCTTGGTTAAACTGCTCACAAATTTCTCAGCAAGTTCAATCGACGAGTCGCTTCCATCATGGCGTTACTAAACTCGTGTGGCATGCGCGTTGGAATGGTCACCATGTTGTCTTTGTAAACTGTTCAACTCGTGATGCGGTCAAGAGGGACCACTGCTCCAAAGGTTTGTCAAACTTAGAACAGATTCAAGGAGAATTTGCTACTCGCCTCATTGGAAGATGTCATGAAAAACTGCAG ATTGTCACCATTTACTACAAACACGGAACACTGCGATTTCTTAATCAGCTTCTCAGACAGGAAGAGCTTTCCAAATACAATACTATACACACAAGAATGCAACTTATAGTGGCTTATGTGAAAGTACTAAAATACTTACACAGTAGTCCAATCGGAGTTCGTGTTATGTGTGATAGTCCGTTTCTAAGCAAATTACTCGATCAGTATTTAATCACAGACGATTTTCAAGTGGTCGTAAATGACGTCGATGGTTTGGAGGAGGTTACTGAGCAAGGAGGGTGTCACAGGAAACCTAATGCGTCAGTCTTACCAAAGCTGGACACAGAGCGACAAGGATGGCCtaaagaaaacgaaactttGCCTTTTCAATTAAGACCGGTGTTCGATGAAAAAATAGACATATGGAAAATACCCTGGGTGGTGGAAAAACTCCTTGGCCGAGTGAAAGGAAGCCGTTTTGTGAAAAGCCATCTACTTGAAATAATGACGAAGTGTCATAGATTTGATCCTCGACAACGGCCGAGTGCTAGGGAGGTGTTGGAAGAGTTATTGCAAGTCCAGAGATTAATTTTAATGCACCACGGTAGTTCATGA
- the LOC136911245 gene encoding protein O-mannose kinase-like isoform X1 produces the protein MKTIIHFVFAKEKKALNSREKGFGTVLNGMSSLRLKIKRRLRPWCRSIQYSCTISLAVFTIFVYFISGGELLGSIPRWEVHNTKANWNARVCPSNTVPALEGCAKCPFGTFSFAGWSECKPWLNCSQISQQVQSTSRFHHGVTKLVWHARWNGHHVVFVNCSTRDAVKRDHCSKGLSNLEQIQGEFATRLIGRCHEKLQIVTIYYKHGTLRFLNQLLRQEELSKYNTIHTRMQLIVAYVKVLKYLHSSPIGVRVMCDSPFLSKLLDQYLITDDFQVVVNDVDGLEEVTEQGGCHRKPNASVLPKLDTERQGWPKENETLPFQLRPVFDEKIDIWKIPWVVEKLLGRVKGSRFVKSHLLEIMTKCHRFDPRQRPSAREVLEELLQVQRLILMHHGSS, from the exons GTTTCGGAACTGTTTTGAATGGCATGTCATCTCTCCGACTCAAGATCAAGCGCAGATTGAGACCATGGTGTAGATCTATTCAATACTCGTGTACGATCTCTCTGGCCGTATTCACCATTTTTGTCTATTTTATAAGCGGAGGAGAACTATTGGGCAGCATTCCCAGGTGGGAAGTTCATAACACAAAGGCCAACTGGAACGCAAGGGTATGTCCATCAAACACGGTTCCTGCGCTCGAAGGTTGCGCAAAATGTCCCTTCGGTACGTTTAGCTTCGCAGGATGGAGTGAATGTAAACCTTGGTTAAACTGCTCACAAATTTCTCAGCAAGTTCAATCGACGAGTCGCTTCCATCATGGCGTTACTAAACTCGTGTGGCATGCGCGTTGGAATGGTCACCATGTTGTCTTTGTAAACTGTTCAACTCGTGATGCGGTCAAGAGGGACCACTGCTCCAAAGGTTTGTCAAACTTAGAACAGATTCAAGGAGAATTTGCTACTCGCCTCATTGGAAGATGTCATGAAAAACTGCAG ATTGTCACCATTTACTACAAACACGGAACACTGCGATTTCTTAATCAGCTTCTCAGACAGGAAGAGCTTTCCAAATACAATACTATACACACAAGAATGCAACTTATAGTGGCTTATGTGAAAGTACTAAAATACTTACACAGTAGTCCAATCGGAGTTCGTGTTATGTGTGATAGTCCGTTTCTAAGCAAATTACTCGATCAGTATTTAATCACAGACGATTTTCAAGTGGTCGTAAATGACGTCGATGGTTTGGAGGAGGTTACTGAGCAAGGAGGGTGTCACAGGAAACCTAATGCGTCAGTCTTACCAAAGCTGGACACAGAGCGACAAGGATGGCCtaaagaaaacgaaactttGCCTTTTCAATTAAGACCGGTGTTCGATGAAAAAATAGACATATGGAAAATACCCTGGGTGGTGGAAAAACTCCTTGGCCGAGTGAAAGGAAGCCGTTTTGTGAAAAGCCATCTACTTGAAATAATGACGAAGTGTCATAGATTTGATCCTCGACAACGGCCGAGTGCTAGGGAGGTGTTGGAAGAGTTATTGCAAGTCCAGAGATTAATTTTAATGCACCACGGTAGTTCATGA